The following coding sequences are from one Fibrobacter sp. UBA4297 window:
- the tsaB gene encoding tRNA (adenosine(37)-N6)-threonylcarbamoyltransferase complex dimerization subunit type 1 TsaB has protein sequence MNYNLIVDTSRKGISMALCADSVYEELVDPSAKGEILSASLDNLLAKVGATLDDVKRVMVTVGPGSFSGLRTGVAFCQGLCFSGKRHLYGVTTLQALACFSGAADSDTAVVIRARNGFWYLRLNNEESFIETADVVARLQASSVKNAVVDAAALADEALVAVFKDKGIATTLDTDKKLNMWSPLFDTVKPSLIQEANYIQPSYFEKLKV, from the coding sequence ATGAACTATAACTTAATAGTAGACACATCCCGAAAGGGAATCTCGATGGCATTGTGCGCGGATTCCGTGTATGAAGAATTAGTCGATCCGTCCGCCAAAGGCGAAATCTTGAGCGCAAGCTTGGATAACCTTTTGGCTAAGGTCGGCGCCACTCTCGATGACGTGAAGCGTGTCATGGTAACTGTCGGGCCGGGCTCGTTCAGCGGACTGCGTACGGGCGTTGCATTCTGCCAAGGGCTTTGCTTTAGTGGCAAACGCCATTTGTATGGCGTGACGACATTGCAAGCCCTCGCCTGCTTTTCGGGAGCCGCCGACAGCGATACGGCCGTCGTGATTCGCGCACGCAATGGCTTCTGGTATTTGCGTCTGAACAACGAAGAGAGCTTTATCGAAACTGCAGATGTAGTTGCACGACTCCAGGCAAGCTCCGTGAAGAACGCCGTTGTTGATGCGGCCGCACTTGCAGACGAAGCGCTCGTCGCCGTTTTCAAGGACAAGGGAATTGCAACGACTCTCGACACCGACAAGAAGCTCAACATGTGGAGCCCACTTTTCGACACCGTGAAGCCTTCGCTCATTCAAGAAGCAAACTACATCCAGCCCTCGTACTTCGAGAAGTTGAAGGTGTAA
- a CDS encoding D-alanine--D-alanine ligase family protein: MSRLRVLVLMGGPSTEHDVSVVSGTGVVRAMDPEKYNIHPVLIDKDGTWHWSSRELSPYQKANFSANYFHSLEGTAANKKKSPALSELPSADIAFLALHGKWGEDGHIQAMLENWNIPYTGCGLLASALAMDKIKSKEIYRANGIPTPPYRVIWKHDFTGDTLVSVADELGYPLVIKDPLGGSSIGIGIAKNLDEAGKIAQDLFKDSNRLLCEKFIAGGEASCGYIEGEKPLPPTEMRMTTREYFDFEAKYNGECQEVTPAEFAPELTARIQELVKKAHYALGGAGYSRTDVRITKDGELFAIETNTLPGMTPTSLLPQQAACVGITYSQLIDLIIDKSLEIKR, translated from the coding sequence ATGTCCCGTTTACGCGTTTTGGTTTTGATGGGTGGTCCATCTACTGAACATGATGTTTCTGTCGTTAGCGGTACTGGCGTTGTGCGCGCCATGGATCCGGAAAAGTACAACATCCACCCGGTGCTCATTGACAAGGACGGTACCTGGCATTGGTCTTCCCGTGAACTTTCTCCGTACCAGAAAGCAAATTTCTCGGCAAACTATTTCCACAGCCTCGAAGGCACGGCGGCAAACAAAAAGAAATCCCCGGCACTTTCGGAACTCCCGTCTGCTGACATTGCGTTTCTCGCCCTCCACGGCAAATGGGGCGAAGATGGACACATCCAGGCAATGCTCGAAAACTGGAACATCCCGTACACGGGCTGCGGCCTTTTGGCATCGGCACTCGCCATGGACAAAATCAAGTCCAAGGAAATTTACCGTGCAAACGGCATCCCGACTCCGCCTTACCGCGTGATCTGGAAGCATGACTTCACAGGCGACACGCTCGTAAGCGTTGCCGATGAACTCGGATACCCGCTCGTTATCAAGGACCCGCTGGGAGGCTCTTCCATCGGCATTGGCATCGCCAAGAATCTCGACGAAGCCGGCAAGATTGCACAGGACTTGTTCAAGGATTCTAACCGTTTGCTCTGCGAAAAGTTCATCGCCGGTGGCGAAGCTAGCTGCGGTTACATCGAAGGTGAAAAGCCGCTCCCGCCGACTGAAATGCGCATGACAACCCGCGAATACTTTGACTTCGAAGCGAAGTACAACGGTGAATGTCAGGAAGTCACTCCGGCTGAATTTGCACCGGAACTTACCGCACGCATCCAGGAACTTGTGAAGAAAGCCCACTACGCTTTGGGCGGCGCAGGCTACAGTCGCACGGACGTCCGCATCACGAAGGACGGAGAACTCTTTGCAATTGAAACGAATACGCTCCCGGGCATGACTCCGACATCGCTGTTGCCGCAACAGGCAGCTTGCGTTGGCATCACCTACAGCCAGCTCATCGACCTCATCATCGACAAGAGCTTGGAGATTAAACGTTAG